The following proteins are encoded in a genomic region of Ornithinibacillus sp. 4-3:
- the smc gene encoding chromosome segregation protein SMC, producing the protein MYLKRLESVGFKSFAERISVNFVKGVTAVVGPNGSGKSNITDAIRWVLGEQSVKSLRGSKMEDIIFQGSDTRKPLNVAEVTLVLDNSDKALPIDYEEVSVTRRVYRSGESEFYINKQACRLKDIIELFLDSGLGRDAFSTISQGKVEEIISSKPEDRRTIFEEAAGVLKYKQRKKKAELKLMETEENLSRVQDIIHEIDSQIGPLQKQAEIAKKYLEKKETLKQEEISLLITEIEQINEVWKKILAEIDEDKLHEIKLRTNINQQEAIVQKKKQETQKTETAIEQSQNDLLEITQQLEQSEGKRHLLDERLKHAADNKEKLEEQIKELHHQIDKVMTLFESEKYQLSQLHVDRNTTKQKLDELKLILTTDSDEISQRIEGLKADYIEVLSQQAAKRNEKQTITQQLNQYNGKETSLKQKHQELQINLEKAIGEHTQQKVTLDKEKEAFRNQQENLKHVREEFANRNIAYEEAREKLNTGYQMIAKLKSRKDILEEMKEDYQGFFHGVKAVLKGRENNTLNGIFGAVIELIDIPKEYIVAMETILGGQAQHIIVENEPAARDAIKWLKKTAQGRATFLPLTTIEPRFIPSNLLQSVTNHTGFIDIAANLVETDDKFASIIKYLMGNTVLARTLEDANDIARILKRRYRIVTLDGDIVNPGGSMSGGAVKKTNQSLFSREKDIQEANHKLQEYEERTQAFEAQITENKQKIDELAEQIKQDEVMLQNQQQTVQTLEVTCNELETKVNSTRDQLRLFTHEQQAFKHDFDDLVTRNKEVDKALKSMEEQLAKVQKEVDLLTKKENELRENRKQLQEDYHRYEVTLAEQEERYRSQREKTKNLEQQFNEYKEQQAKYEEQLSYANSSQNSEEMKAQMEEQIATQSAKKKELQNKLNLLRSERQKVMQSIEDIERELKEENYQLQQFMQALQEKEVKANRLDVELENRLQHLQTEYTITYEKAAATYEKTMDVKQTQQHVNQIKSEIRKLGTVNLGAIDEYERLSERFDFLTEQKDDLVEAKTTLYTIIAEMDTEMKKAFKETFYQIKDGFAHVFKELFGGGFAELNLTDPNDLLQTGVEIIARPPGKKLQNLGLLSGGEKALTAIALLFAILQVRPVPFCILDEAESALDEANVVRFARYIKHHRGDTQFIVITHRKGTMEEADVLYGVTMQELGVSRLVSVKLEDSLAFI; encoded by the coding sequence ATGTACCTAAAAAGATTAGAAAGTGTTGGCTTTAAATCCTTTGCTGAGCGAATTAGTGTGAATTTCGTTAAAGGGGTTACCGCAGTAGTCGGGCCAAATGGTAGCGGAAAAAGTAATATTACAGATGCTATCCGTTGGGTACTTGGGGAACAGTCTGTGAAATCATTGCGTGGTTCGAAAATGGAAGATATTATTTTCCAAGGCAGTGATACAAGAAAGCCGTTAAATGTCGCAGAAGTAACTTTGGTATTAGATAATAGTGACAAGGCTTTACCAATTGATTATGAAGAAGTAAGTGTAACCCGCAGAGTGTATCGTTCAGGAGAAAGTGAATTTTATATTAATAAACAAGCATGTCGCTTAAAAGATATTATTGAGCTTTTTTTAGATTCAGGATTGGGGCGTGACGCTTTTTCTACAATTAGTCAAGGAAAAGTAGAAGAAATTATCAGCTCCAAGCCTGAGGATCGACGAACGATTTTTGAAGAAGCGGCTGGTGTTTTAAAATACAAACAAAGAAAGAAAAAAGCAGAGCTTAAGCTTATGGAAACAGAAGAAAACTTAAGCAGGGTGCAGGATATTATTCATGAAATTGATTCACAAATCGGTCCATTACAAAAGCAAGCAGAAATTGCAAAAAAATATTTAGAAAAGAAGGAAACGCTCAAACAGGAAGAAATCTCTTTATTAATTACAGAAATCGAGCAAATCAATGAAGTATGGAAGAAGATTTTAGCAGAAATAGATGAAGATAAATTACATGAGATAAAGCTTCGAACCAATATTAATCAACAAGAGGCTATTGTGCAGAAGAAAAAGCAAGAAACACAAAAGACAGAAACAGCAATTGAACAAAGCCAAAATGATTTATTGGAAATTACGCAGCAGCTAGAACAATCTGAAGGAAAAAGACATCTCCTTGATGAACGACTGAAGCATGCGGCGGATAATAAGGAGAAGCTAGAAGAGCAAATAAAAGAGCTACATCATCAAATCGATAAAGTAATGACATTGTTTGAAAGTGAAAAGTACCAATTATCTCAGCTTCATGTAGATAGAAATACAACCAAACAAAAGTTAGATGAATTAAAGTTAATTTTGACAACAGATAGCGATGAAATAAGTCAGCGAATCGAAGGCTTAAAAGCAGATTATATTGAAGTGCTAAGTCAGCAGGCTGCTAAGAGAAATGAAAAGCAAACCATAACACAGCAGTTAAATCAATATAACGGGAAAGAAACATCGCTCAAACAAAAGCATCAAGAGTTACAAATTAATTTAGAAAAAGCTATTGGGGAGCATACACAGCAAAAGGTAACATTAGACAAGGAAAAAGAGGCATTTCGTAATCAACAGGAAAATCTAAAGCATGTAAGGGAAGAATTTGCTAATCGCAATATTGCATATGAAGAAGCGCGTGAGAAATTAAATACAGGCTATCAAATGATCGCAAAGCTTAAATCACGAAAAGATATTTTAGAAGAAATGAAAGAAGATTATCAAGGCTTCTTTCATGGAGTAAAGGCTGTTTTAAAGGGCAGAGAGAATAACACATTAAATGGAATATTTGGTGCAGTTATTGAGTTAATAGATATTCCAAAAGAATACATTGTGGCAATGGAAACCATCTTAGGTGGACAAGCACAGCATATTATAGTTGAAAATGAACCTGCCGCTCGTGATGCAATTAAGTGGTTAAAAAAAACTGCCCAAGGAAGAGCGACTTTTCTACCGTTAACGACGATAGAACCACGATTTATTCCAAGTAATTTATTGCAATCAGTAACTAATCATACTGGATTTATTGACATAGCAGCAAATCTAGTTGAAACAGATGATAAGTTCGCTTCAATTATTAAATATTTAATGGGAAATACGGTACTAGCAAGAACTTTAGAGGATGCAAATGATATTGCTCGTATACTTAAGCGACGTTATAGAATAGTAACATTAGATGGTGATATTGTTAATCCTGGTGGTTCGATGTCAGGTGGTGCAGTTAAGAAAACAAATCAATCCCTGTTCTCACGTGAAAAGGATATTCAAGAAGCAAATCATAAATTACAGGAATATGAAGAGAGAACCCAAGCATTTGAAGCACAAATTACGGAGAATAAGCAAAAAATTGACGAATTAGCAGAACAAATTAAACAAGATGAAGTGATGTTGCAAAACCAGCAGCAAACTGTACAAACACTAGAGGTAACCTGTAATGAATTAGAAACAAAGGTAAATTCAACTCGCGACCAATTGCGATTATTTACACATGAACAGCAAGCATTTAAACACGATTTTGATGATTTAGTGACAAGGAATAAGGAAGTAGATAAAGCATTAAAATCAATGGAAGAGCAGCTTGCTAAAGTGCAAAAAGAAGTAGATTTGCTTACAAAAAAAGAAAATGAATTAAGAGAAAACCGTAAGCAATTACAGGAAGATTATCATCGTTATGAAGTCACACTAGCGGAGCAAGAGGAGCGGTATCGCAGTCAAAGAGAGAAGACAAAGAATCTAGAACAGCAGTTTAATGAATACAAAGAGCAACAAGCAAAATATGAAGAACAACTATCTTATGCAAACAGCTCACAAAATAGCGAAGAAATGAAAGCGCAAATGGAAGAGCAAATAGCAACCCAATCTGCAAAGAAGAAAGAATTGCAAAATAAATTAAATTTACTACGCTCCGAGCGGCAAAAAGTAATGCAATCGATAGAGGATATTGAAAGAGAGCTGAAGGAAGAAAATTATCAGCTTCAGCAATTTATGCAAGCTTTACAAGAAAAAGAAGTGAAAGCAAACCGTCTTGATGTAGAGCTAGAAAACCGCTTACAGCATTTACAAACAGAATATACGATAACATATGAAAAAGCTGCAGCAACTTATGAGAAAACAATGGATGTTAAACAAACACAACAACATGTAAATCAAATTAAAAGTGAGATACGAAAATTAGGTACGGTCAATCTTGGAGCGATTGATGAATATGAGCGCCTTTCTGAGCGTTTTGATTTTCTGACAGAGCAAAAAGATGATTTAGTAGAAGCAAAAACGACCTTATATACCATTATTGCAGAAATGGATACAGAGATGAAAAAAGCATTCAAAGAAACCTTTTATCAAATTAAGGATGGCTTTGCCCATGTTTTTAAAGAGCTATTTGGTGGCGGATTTGCCGAATTGAATTTAACAGATCCTAATGATTTACTCCAGACAGGTGTAGAAATTATTGCACGACCACCAGGGAAAAAGCTCCAGAATCTTGGATTACTTTCTGGAGGAGAAAAAGCATTAACAGCTATTGCATTATTATTTGCAATTCTACAGGTGCGTCCTGTTCCATTCTGTATTTTAGATGAAGCAGAATCGGCACTAGATGAGGCAAATGTAGTTCGGTTTGCTCGTTATATAAAACATCACCGTGGCGACACACAATTTATTGTAATTACACATCGGAAAGGTACAATGGAAGAAGCAGATGTACTTTATGGTGTTACGATGCAAGAATTAGGTGTATCACGTTTAGTGTCTGTAAAGCTAGAAGATTCATTAGCATTTATATAA
- the fapR gene encoding transcription factor FapR, with the protein MRKPKAERQLLLTETINEKPFITDEELAKQFEVSIQTIRLDRMELNIPELRKRIKSVATYKWNEKNDLKALTIEEVIGEIIDLELDKRALSILLLRPEHVFSRNKIARGHHLFAQANSLAVAVINDELALTAKSEIKFIRQVKEGEQVVAKATVVGNEEALTLVRVDSYVNNELVFTGLFHIVRK; encoded by the coding sequence ATGAGGAAACCTAAAGCGGAACGACAGCTTTTATTAACAGAAACGATTAATGAAAAGCCATTTATTACAGATGAAGAGCTTGCAAAACAATTCGAAGTTAGTATTCAAACGATTCGCTTGGATCGTATGGAACTAAATATTCCAGAGCTTCGCAAACGTATTAAATCTGTGGCAACATATAAATGGAATGAAAAGAATGATCTAAAAGCATTAACCATTGAGGAAGTAATTGGTGAGATTATTGATTTAGAATTAGATAAGCGAGCACTTTCTATTTTATTACTACGTCCGGAACATGTTTTCTCGCGAAATAAAATCGCTAGGGGTCATCACTTATTCGCACAAGCAAATTCACTTGCAGTGGCAGTAATTAATGATGAACTAGCTTTAACAGCAAAGTCGGAAATCAAGTTTATTCGTCAGGTTAAAGAAGGCGAGCAAGTAGTAGCAAAGGCAACAGTGGTAGGTAATGAAGAGGCTCTCACATTAGTGCGTGTGGATAGTTATGTAAATAATGAGCTAGTTTTTACGGGACTTTTTCATATAGTAAGAAAGTAA
- a CDS encoding DUF1128 domain-containing protein — protein MNLTEVSQENLEFILKDMTNKLAVANHALFDPDDYDINKYDELKDLYDMILRKGKLSIMETQAFVDELSSMRKK, from the coding sequence ATGAATTTAACAGAAGTTTCTCAAGAGAATTTAGAATTTATTTTAAAGGATATGACAAATAAGCTAGCTGTTGCTAATCATGCACTTTTCGATCCAGATGATTATGATATTAACAAATATGATGAATTAAAAGATTTATATGATATGATTCTTCGTAAAGGCAAATTAAGTATTATGGAAACACAAGCATTTGTTGATGAATTAAGCTCTATGCGCAAAAAATAA
- the plsX gene encoding phosphate acyltransferase PlsX, with the protein MKIAIDAMGGDHAPKEVVLGAMEAVSQIENLEIVLVGDQSKIEPFLTNDNNITIIHTTEAITADDQPVRAVRKKKNASLVLMANEVKEKRADACISAGNTGALMSAGLFVVGRIPGIDRPALSPTLPTVDGKGFVFLDVGANVDATAEHLLQYGIMGSIYAEKVRGVKNPTVGLLNVGTEDGKGNDVMKKAFTLLQDSPINFIGNVEGRDLLQGVADVIIADGFNGNVALKTIEGTAITVFSLLKDTFMSSLKNKIAAGIVKKDLLALKSKLDYSEYGGAGLFGLAAPVIKAHGSSNHTAILNAIKQTCYMVEHNVTSTIEQTITSMKEGEKE; encoded by the coding sequence ATGAAAATAGCTATAGATGCAATGGGGGGAGACCATGCACCTAAAGAAGTAGTACTTGGTGCAATGGAGGCTGTTTCCCAAATTGAAAATTTAGAGATTGTCTTAGTAGGCGATCAAAGTAAAATTGAGCCATTTTTAACAAATGATAATAATATTACGATTATACATACAACAGAAGCAATTACTGCTGACGATCAGCCAGTTCGTGCTGTTCGTAAGAAAAAAAATGCTTCCCTTGTCTTAATGGCAAATGAAGTGAAAGAAAAGCGTGCTGATGCCTGTATTTCTGCCGGAAACACAGGAGCATTAATGAGCGCTGGTTTATTTGTCGTAGGTCGTATTCCTGGAATCGATCGTCCAGCATTAAGTCCTACATTACCAACAGTAGATGGAAAGGGATTTGTATTTTTAGATGTTGGAGCAAATGTTGATGCAACTGCTGAGCATTTACTTCAGTACGGGATTATGGGGTCTATCTATGCAGAAAAGGTTCGTGGCGTGAAGAATCCAACAGTTGGCCTATTAAATGTTGGAACAGAGGATGGTAAAGGCAATGATGTCATGAAAAAAGCCTTCACTTTACTGCAGGACTCACCAATCAATTTTATTGGTAATGTAGAGGGTAGAGATTTACTTCAAGGTGTTGCAGATGTTATTATAGCTGATGGTTTTAATGGTAATGTTGCATTAAAAACAATTGAAGGAACTGCGATTACTGTATTTTCCTTACTTAAAGACACATTCATGTCATCACTTAAAAATAAAATTGCTGCAGGTATTGTGAAGAAGGATTTACTAGCTTTAAAGAGTAAGCTAGATTATTCCGAATATGGTGGTGCTGGTTTATTTGGACTTGCTGCACCAGTTATTAAAGCACATGGTTCATCCAATCATACAGCTATATTAAATGCGATAAAACAAACCTGTTATATGGTAGAACATAATGTAACATCAACAATTGAACAAACGATTACATCAATGAAAGAGGGGGAGAAAGAATGA
- the fabD gene encoding ACP S-malonyltransferase, translated as MKKIAFMFPGQGSQHVGMGQDFHDTYEEIQALYEQANEALAKDIKQLMFSGPEEELKETENTQPALLLSSVAAYQLLQKENIQPEMVIGHSLGEYSALVAAGAISLQDALPLVATRGQLMEQAFPKGKGSMAAVLGLTEEQIKEAVQDISEDEVVDIANLNCPGQIVISGTKAGIEQATELLKEAGAKRVVELNVSGPFHSRLMKPANEKFQAYLDEIEFKDAEIPVYANVTAESVTNHDEIKDLLIKQLYSPVRFEESVKNMIDAGVDAFVEVGTGKVLCGLLRKIDRKIPTFSVQDPESLQQFLAWYKEDE; from the coding sequence ATGAAGAAAATAGCATTTATGTTTCCTGGTCAAGGATCGCAGCATGTAGGCATGGGACAAGATTTCCACGATACATACGAAGAGATTCAAGCATTATATGAGCAAGCAAATGAAGCACTAGCAAAAGATATAAAGCAATTGATGTTCAGTGGACCTGAAGAAGAATTAAAAGAAACAGAAAACACGCAGCCTGCGCTTTTATTATCTAGTGTAGCTGCATATCAATTATTACAAAAAGAAAATATTCAGCCAGAAATGGTAATTGGTCATAGTTTAGGTGAATATAGTGCATTAGTGGCAGCAGGTGCAATTTCGCTACAAGATGCATTGCCATTAGTAGCTACACGTGGGCAATTAATGGAGCAAGCATTTCCAAAGGGCAAAGGATCTATGGCTGCTGTTCTTGGTTTGACAGAGGAACAAATTAAAGAGGCAGTTCAAGATATTTCAGAGGACGAGGTAGTAGATATTGCTAATTTAAATTGTCCAGGACAGATTGTTATATCTGGTACGAAAGCAGGAATTGAGCAAGCAACGGAATTATTGAAGGAAGCAGGAGCAAAACGTGTAGTTGAGTTAAATGTTAGCGGTCCATTCCATTCTCGTTTAATGAAGCCTGCAAATGAAAAATTCCAAGCTTATTTAGATGAAATAGAATTTAAAGATGCAGAGATCCCGGTATACGCGAATGTAACTGCAGAGAGTGTTACAAATCATGATGAAATAAAGGATTTATTAATTAAGCAATTGTATTCTCCAGTGCGTTTTGAAGAATCTGTAAAAAATATGATTGATGCTGGAGTAGATGCGTTTGTTGAGGTAGGAACAGGTAAAGTTCTATGTGGATTACTTAGGAAGATTGACCGTAAAATTCCTACATTTTCTGTACAAGATCCAGAGTCCTTACAACAATTTCTTGCTTGGTATAAGGAGGATGAATAA
- the fabG gene encoding 3-oxoacyl-[acyl-carrier-protein] reductase — MLTGKTALVTGASRGIGRAIALELASQGANIAVNYAGNEAKAEEVVKEAEKLGVKAIKIQANVAQDDEVQAMIKSVIKEFGSLDILVNNAGVTKDNLLMRMKEEEFDQVIDINLKGVFLCTKAVTRQMMKQRAGKIINVASIVGVSGNPGQANYVAAKAGVIGMTKSVALELASRNVHVNAVAPGFIATDMTDALTEEQQKAIMDLVPLAKFGQPEDVAKVVRFLASDDANYITGQTIHIDGGMVM; from the coding sequence ATGTTAACAGGAAAAACAGCTTTAGTAACAGGCGCTTCAAGAGGAATTGGTCGTGCAATTGCTTTAGAATTAGCTAGCCAAGGTGCAAATATTGCAGTAAATTATGCAGGAAATGAAGCAAAGGCTGAGGAAGTAGTAAAAGAAGCAGAAAAGCTTGGAGTAAAAGCAATTAAAATCCAGGCAAATGTTGCACAAGATGATGAAGTCCAAGCAATGATTAAATCAGTTATTAAAGAATTTGGTAGTTTAGATATTTTAGTAAACAATGCTGGAGTTACAAAAGATAATTTATTAATGCGTATGAAGGAAGAAGAATTTGACCAAGTTATTGATATTAATTTAAAAGGTGTATTTCTTTGTACAAAAGCAGTAACGAGACAAATGATGAAGCAACGTGCTGGGAAAATTATTAATGTAGCTTCTATCGTTGGAGTTAGTGGAAATCCAGGTCAAGCAAACTATGTTGCAGCTAAAGCCGGTGTAATTGGAATGACAAAATCAGTTGCTTTAGAGTTAGCATCAAGAAATGTTCATGTTAACGCTGTTGCACCAGGGTTTATTGCGACAGATATGACAGATGCATTAACAGAAGAACAACAAAAAGCAATCATGGATTTAGTACCATTAGCAAAATTTGGTCAGCCTGAAGATGTAGCTAAAGTTGTACGTTTCTTGGCTTCAGATGATGCAAACTATATTACAGGTCAAACCATTCATATTGACGGCGGAATGGTAATGTAA
- the recG gene encoding ATP-dependent DNA helicase RecG, producing MLTKPVTEVKGVGEKFAEELAMMNIHSIGDLLEYFPYNYNVFELKPLSELIHDDQVTIIGKVVHPPRLSFFGKGKSRLSFVVEVENVAVQAVMFNRAFAQKQIQADDTITLLGKWDAHRLQITVSYYKKGYPDQQTKLDPKYTVKGKVTNARLKKVIEVAVSQYAQEIDEFLPSPFLEAYKLPTRSDAVVTMHFPKNRIDLKHARRRFTYEEFLIFQLKMKLIRKISREATKGNAQLYDEEKIKQFIESFPFPLTGAQNRSLQQILKDMRSPFRMNRLLQGDVGSGKTAVASVCLYAALTSGKQAALMVPTEILAEQHFASLKESFAEKAKIELLTGSIKGKKRREILEKLENGDIDFIIGTHALIQDDVHFADLGLVIVDEQHRFGVEQRRKLNEKGLDPDTLFMTATPIPRTLAITAFGDMDVSTIDEMPANRKPVKTYWVKDNVLDRVLQFIQKRVAFGEQAYVICPLIEESDKLDIQNAVDLYHQLQEYYQQELNVGLMHGRLTNDEKEQVMQDFATNKTQVLISTTVVEVGVNVPNATVMVIYDAQRFGLSQLHQLRGRVGRGDQQSYCILIADPKGDVGKERMHIMTETNNGFELSERDLQLRGPGDFFGTKQSGLPEFKVADMVHDFRALEIARNDADEIIEMQLLEKDPAYFPLKKYLLQNDFFREKLD from the coding sequence TTGTTAACTAAGCCAGTAACGGAGGTAAAAGGGGTAGGAGAAAAATTTGCCGAAGAACTTGCCATGATGAATATCCATTCGATAGGCGATCTATTAGAATATTTTCCATATAATTATAATGTATTTGAGTTAAAGCCATTAAGTGAACTGATTCATGACGATCAAGTGACCATTATTGGAAAAGTTGTTCATCCGCCTCGACTTTCTTTTTTTGGCAAAGGGAAATCTCGACTTTCCTTTGTTGTTGAGGTTGAAAATGTAGCAGTTCAAGCTGTCATGTTTAATCGTGCCTTTGCTCAAAAACAAATTCAAGCTGATGATACCATTACACTGTTAGGAAAATGGGATGCTCATCGTCTACAAATTACTGTAAGTTATTATAAAAAAGGTTATCCTGATCAACAAACAAAATTAGATCCAAAATATACAGTGAAGGGTAAAGTAACCAATGCACGTTTAAAAAAGGTTATTGAAGTTGCAGTCTCTCAATATGCTCAAGAAATAGATGAGTTTTTACCCTCTCCATTTTTAGAAGCATACAAGCTACCTACACGTAGTGATGCTGTGGTAACCATGCATTTTCCGAAAAATAGAATAGATTTAAAGCATGCGCGTCGACGCTTTACTTATGAGGAATTTCTAATCTTTCAGTTGAAAATGAAATTAATTCGTAAAATTTCTCGCGAAGCAACAAAGGGGAATGCACAATTATATGACGAGGAAAAAATTAAGCAATTTATAGAATCTTTTCCGTTTCCATTGACAGGTGCTCAGAATCGGTCCTTACAACAAATCTTAAAAGATATGAGATCACCTTTTCGGATGAATCGATTATTACAAGGAGATGTAGGTTCTGGTAAAACTGCTGTGGCATCCGTATGCTTGTATGCCGCACTTACATCAGGAAAGCAAGCTGCATTAATGGTACCAACAGAAATTTTAGCTGAGCAGCATTTCGCTTCATTGAAGGAATCCTTCGCTGAAAAAGCAAAAATTGAACTATTAACTGGTTCTATTAAAGGCAAGAAACGTCGTGAGATTTTAGAAAAACTAGAGAATGGTGATATAGATTTTATTATCGGAACCCATGCGTTGATTCAAGATGATGTCCATTTTGCGGATCTAGGCTTAGTAATTGTTGATGAACAGCACCGTTTTGGTGTAGAACAGCGTAGAAAGTTAAATGAGAAAGGGTTGGATCCAGATACATTATTTATGACAGCAACCCCAATTCCAAGAACTTTAGCAATTACAGCTTTTGGGGATATGGATGTTTCCACGATTGATGAAATGCCAGCGAATCGAAAGCCAGTAAAAACATATTGGGTCAAAGATAATGTATTAGATCGTGTATTGCAATTTATTCAAAAACGAGTGGCATTTGGTGAGCAGGCTTATGTGATTTGCCCTTTAATTGAAGAATCGGATAAATTAGACATTCAAAATGCTGTAGATCTTTATCATCAATTACAGGAATATTATCAACAAGAATTAAACGTTGGCTTAATGCATGGTAGACTTACAAATGATGAAAAAGAACAGGTGATGCAAGACTTTGCTACAAATAAAACACAGGTCCTTATTTCAACAACGGTTGTTGAGGTTGGTGTAAATGTTCCTAATGCAACTGTCATGGTTATTTATGATGCACAGCGGTTCGGCTTATCTCAATTACATCAGCTTCGAGGAAGAGTTGGAAGAGGAGATCAGCAAAGTTATTGTATTTTAATTGCAGATCCAAAAGGAGATGTCGGTAAAGAACGGATGCATATCATGACCGAGACGAATAACGGTTTCGAGCTATCTGAAAGGGATTTACAATTACGTGGACCAGGAGATTTCTTTGGAACCAAGCAAAGTGGGCTTCCTGAATTTAAAGTTGCAGATATGGTGCATGATTTCCGCGCACTAGAAATAGCACGGAATGATGCAGATGAAATCATTGAAATGCAATTATTAGAAAAAGATCCAGCCTATTTTCCATTAAAAAAATATTTATTACAAAATGATTTTTTCCGAGAAAAGTTAGATTGA
- the acpP gene encoding acyl carrier protein: MDGIFERVKEIIVNQLDVDADQVTMEASFADDLDADSLDVVELVMELEDEFDLEIADDEAEKIATVGDAVEYIHSVS; the protein is encoded by the coding sequence ATGGACGGAATTTTTGAGCGTGTTAAAGAAATTATTGTAAACCAACTTGATGTTGATGCAGATCAAGTAACAATGGAGGCATCTTTTGCTGATGATCTTGATGCTGATTCTCTAGATGTAGTTGAGTTAGTTATGGAACTTGAGGATGAGTTTGATTTAGAAATTGCTGATGATGAAGCTGAGAAGATTGCTACTGTAGGTGATGCTGTTGAATACATACACAGCGTATCCTAA
- the rnc gene encoding ribonuclease III, whose amino-acid sequence MNIQKLEEQFGITFQNYNLVKQSFIHSSYVNEHRKENFLDNERLEFLGDAVLELGVSQYLYHQYPAMLEGEMTKLRAAIVCEASLANFALQLEMDQHILLGKGEEQSGGRNRPALLADVFESFLGALYIDQGYDQVITFLDSYVFPKISMGAFSHAMDYKTQLQEMVQQQKNQKIEYQIIEEKGPSHNKEFVAQVRINDQNYDVGVGRTKKEAEQRAAKNALDTFME is encoded by the coding sequence ATGAATATCCAGAAATTAGAGGAGCAATTTGGCATTACATTTCAAAATTATAATCTTGTGAAGCAGTCATTTATTCATTCATCATATGTGAATGAGCATCGAAAAGAAAATTTTCTAGATAATGAACGTCTGGAGTTTTTGGGAGATGCTGTTTTAGAGCTAGGTGTATCCCAATATTTATATCATCAATATCCAGCTATGCTGGAAGGGGAAATGACAAAACTAAGAGCGGCAATTGTTTGCGAAGCGTCATTAGCTAATTTCGCATTACAGTTGGAAATGGATCAGCATATTTTATTAGGAAAAGGCGAAGAGCAAAGTGGAGGAAGAAATCGCCCTGCTTTATTAGCAGACGTGTTTGAATCTTTCTTAGGAGCTCTTTACATTGATCAAGGTTATGATCAAGTAATTACTTTCCTAGATTCATACGTTTTCCCCAAAATTTCGATGGGTGCTTTTTCACATGCGATGGATTATAAAACACAATTACAAGAAATGGTGCAGCAACAGAAAAATCAAAAGATTGAATATCAAATCATTGAGGAAAAAGGACCTTCTCATAATAAAGAATTTGTCGCGCAGGTTCGTATTAACGATCAAAATTATGATGTAGGTGTAGGTCGAACAAAAAAAGAAGCTGAGCAACGTGCTGCGAAAAATGCATTAGATACCTTTATGGAATAG